The following coding sequences are from one Paenarthrobacter ureafaciens window:
- a CDS encoding MFS transporter, with protein MNFALYKEMLANRPVRRLLLVGMIARIPHSAAGVLLTLHIVLTLGQGYAAAGAAAAIMTIGIALGAPWRGRRVDMVGLRKALIPSIVSEAVIWSLVPHVSYAWLLPLVFVGGLFTLPIFSVVRQSLGVMVDGEQRRGAFALDSIATELVFMIGPAVGAVIATSGLSALGLTAVGLSVSAAGLFLIWFNPPTRSDTACSPEESAERAADELSAAEAAMVASAPGHVQEAASEMASAVSRTAGLRSRVARNFAWFTVSVAALFAVAAGAGMVLSGSDVSIVGLLERGGHENQIGIVFFFWCAASVVGGLVYGAMNRPIPPMLLLLGMAALTIPMGFATDTWSLALLAILPGLLCAPVLSASSEKVADLVDEERRGEAMGWYGSALTGGVALGAPMAGIFIDTVGPGGGFAAVGIGGVVLCLTGLLLLSLRRRAARVPR; from the coding sequence GTGAACTTTGCTCTCTACAAAGAGATGCTGGCCAACCGCCCTGTGCGGAGGCTCCTGCTGGTAGGGATGATTGCCCGCATCCCGCACTCGGCAGCGGGCGTGCTGTTGACGCTTCACATCGTCCTCACGTTGGGCCAGGGCTACGCGGCTGCGGGCGCTGCCGCGGCGATCATGACCATCGGCATCGCCCTGGGTGCACCGTGGCGTGGACGCCGCGTGGACATGGTGGGCCTTCGCAAAGCCCTGATCCCTTCGATCGTGTCCGAAGCTGTCATCTGGTCGCTGGTGCCGCACGTGTCGTACGCCTGGCTGTTGCCCCTGGTGTTTGTCGGAGGCCTTTTCACGTTGCCGATCTTCAGTGTGGTACGGCAGTCGCTGGGCGTCATGGTGGACGGCGAGCAGCGCAGGGGAGCGTTCGCCCTGGATTCCATCGCCACGGAACTGGTGTTCATGATTGGCCCCGCGGTGGGTGCCGTCATCGCCACGAGCGGCCTTTCGGCCCTGGGCCTGACCGCGGTAGGCCTGTCCGTCTCAGCCGCGGGACTGTTTCTGATCTGGTTCAACCCGCCCACCCGCAGCGACACGGCATGTAGTCCTGAGGAGTCGGCGGAGCGTGCGGCTGATGAGCTTTCCGCCGCCGAGGCGGCAATGGTTGCCTCGGCGCCCGGCCACGTCCAGGAGGCTGCATCGGAGATGGCCTCCGCGGTGTCCCGAACCGCTGGACTTCGGAGTCGGGTTGCGCGGAACTTCGCGTGGTTCACAGTTTCCGTGGCGGCACTGTTCGCCGTAGCTGCCGGCGCCGGGATGGTCCTGAGTGGTTCGGATGTCAGCATCGTCGGCCTCTTGGAACGCGGCGGCCACGAGAACCAGATCGGCATTGTCTTCTTCTTCTGGTGCGCGGCCTCGGTTGTTGGCGGGCTGGTGTACGGCGCCATGAACCGCCCCATTCCGCCCATGCTCCTGCTGCTGGGGATGGCGGCGTTGACTATTCCCATGGGCTTCGCCACGGACACGTGGTCGCTGGCACTCCTGGCTATCCTGCCGGGTCTGCTGTGTGCTCCGGTGTTGTCTGCGTCATCGGAAAAGGTGGCCGACCTCGTGGACGAGGAGCGGCGTGGCGAGGCCATGGGCTGGTACGGCTCCGCACTGACCGGTGGTGTTGCCTTGGGCGCACCAATGGCGGGCATCTTTATTGACACTGTCGGCCCAGGGGGTGGTT